One Streptomyces sp. P9-A2 DNA window includes the following coding sequences:
- the crtI gene encoding phytoene desaturase family protein has translation MRTVPGATDHVVVVGAGLSGLACALHLLGAGRRVTVVERDAGPGGRSGRVRLGGYEVDTGPTVLTMPHLADEAFAAVGDSLARHVELTALHPAYRACFADGTSLDVHTDGEAMEAEVRRFAGPAEAAGYRGLREWLERLYRAQMRRFIDTNFDSPFQLLHPDLARLAGLGGFGRLDRRIGRFLSDPRLQRVFSFQALYAGVAPARALAAYAVIAYMDTVAGVWFPKGGMHALPRGMADAAAGAGADFRWSSEVTALERSAGRVRAVRLASGERIGCDAVVLTCELSTAHRLLGRAPRRPVRLRHSPSAVVLHAGTDRTWPGLAHHTLSFGAAWERTFHELTRSGRLMSDPSLLITRPTTHDPALAPPGRHLHYVLAPCPNTAVGPSAAAWRELGPRYRDSLVAELERRGLDGFADSVQEEMLVTPLDWAAQGHAAGSPFSVSHTFAQTGPFRPRNLVRGLENVVLAGCGTTPGVGVPTVLISGRLAAARVTGGVRGGSVRTARTRPAARVVRAAATPAEEGIHDPS, from the coding sequence GTGAGAACCGTGCCGGGGGCGACGGATCACGTCGTCGTGGTGGGTGCCGGGCTGTCCGGCCTCGCGTGTGCCCTGCATCTGCTGGGGGCGGGCCGCCGGGTGACGGTCGTGGAGCGGGACGCCGGTCCGGGCGGCCGGTCCGGCCGGGTGCGCCTGGGCGGCTACGAGGTGGACACCGGTCCCACGGTGCTGACCATGCCGCACCTGGCCGACGAGGCCTTCGCCGCCGTCGGCGACAGCCTCGCCCGGCACGTCGAGCTGACGGCCCTGCACCCGGCCTACCGGGCGTGCTTCGCGGACGGGACGTCGCTCGACGTCCACACCGACGGCGAGGCCATGGAGGCGGAGGTGCGGCGGTTCGCCGGACCGGCCGAGGCGGCGGGCTACCGCGGGCTGCGGGAATGGCTGGAGCGGTTGTACCGGGCGCAGATGCGCCGGTTCATCGACACGAACTTCGACTCGCCCTTCCAGCTCCTGCACCCCGACCTGGCCCGGCTGGCGGGGCTGGGCGGCTTCGGACGGCTGGACCGCCGCATCGGCCGCTTCCTCTCCGACCCCCGGCTGCAACGTGTCTTCTCGTTCCAGGCCCTGTACGCCGGGGTCGCCCCGGCCAGGGCCCTCGCGGCCTACGCGGTGATCGCCTACATGGACACGGTGGCCGGTGTCTGGTTCCCCAAGGGCGGCATGCACGCGCTGCCCCGCGGCATGGCGGACGCGGCGGCCGGCGCGGGTGCCGACTTCCGCTGGTCGTCCGAGGTGACCGCGCTGGAGCGCTCGGCCGGACGGGTGCGTGCCGTACGGCTGGCGTCGGGCGAGCGGATCGGCTGCGACGCGGTGGTGCTGACCTGCGAGCTGTCCACGGCGCACCGGCTGCTGGGGCGTGCCCCGCGGCGCCCGGTGCGGCTGCGCCACTCGCCGTCCGCCGTGGTCCTGCACGCGGGGACCGACCGGACCTGGCCCGGTCTCGCCCACCACACCCTCTCCTTCGGCGCGGCCTGGGAGCGCACCTTCCACGAGCTGACCCGCTCGGGCCGGCTGATGAGCGACCCGTCCCTGCTGATCACCCGGCCGACGACGCACGATCCCGCGCTGGCCCCGCCGGGCAGGCACCTCCACTACGTGCTGGCCCCGTGCCCGAACACCGCCGTCGGGCCCTCGGCCGCCGCCTGGCGGGAGCTGGGTCCGCGCTACCGCGACAGCCTGGTCGCCGAGCTGGAGCGCCGGGGTCTGGACGGGTTCGCGGACAGCGTCCAGGAGGAGATGCTGGTGACGCCCCTGGACTGGGCTGCGCAGGGGCACGCGGCGGGCAGCCCGTTCTCGGTCTCCCACACGTTCGCCCAGACGGGCCCGTTCCGCCCGCGCAATCTGGTGCGCGGCCTCGAGAACGTCGTGCTGGCCGGCTGCGGGACCACCCCCGGCGTGGGCGTGCCGACGGTGCTCATCAGCGGCAGGCTCGCCGCCGCGCGCGTCACCGGCGGCGTCCGCGGCGGTTCCGTCCGCACGGCCCGCACCCGCCCGGCAGCGCGCGTCGTACGCGCCGCCGCGACCCCGGCCGAGGAAGGCATCCATGACCCGTCGTGA